A stretch of DNA from Aurantiacibacter atlanticus:
GGCGCATAATCCGGTGTGTGCACATGAAAACGGCCTGCGCGGATCGGCTCCAGCCCGCGCTGGCTTTCGCTCAACCAATCTGTTTCGGGCAATTGTTCGGCCACTAGCCGTGGGGGATTTTCGCCGAACAGCGCGCGCACAGCATTGCGATCGGCGGGGGTTGGGCGGTGCTCCATATAAGCGTCGAGGCACCAGCAATCGGGTTCGTCCGGATCGACTTCGAACCCGGCCAGAACGATCGCTTCGTTCCAGCCAATGATCTCATCCCGTTCGTCCAGCGCAGCCTCAATGGCTGCTTTTGAACTGATGGCGGAAAGCTTCCAGTTCATGACGCATTCGCTTCTTCTGCAATGCGTGTGTCGAGGCGCGCTTCAACATGGGCCGCATATTCTGCGCAGTCCATGCCCGATGCCAGATCACCCGTCAGCAATTTGTCTCGCATACCACTGGCCGAGGGGTGCGGAGTGAGCAGGATATCGCATTTCAGTGTCGCCAGCCGCGCCAGTCCATCGCGATAGGCCTGCACATAATCGGGATGATCTGAGAAGCGATAATCCGACCGGCTGACTGCACTCAGACTGTCGGCATAGACAATGGTCACACATTCGCTGCCTTCGCAGCTTTCCCATTGCCAGCTCAGCGCGCCGGGCGTGTGGCCTGGTGTCTCGACAGGAGTAAAGTCCAGTCCGGCGATATTCAGCGGCTGTCCGGCTGGCGCTGTAGAGACAAATTGTGCGGGCAGGGGGCGCATGGGTGGATGCATGCCCGCCTGCGGGTCTTGCGCATGTGCCGCACCAGATACGATTACTCCACGCGCCTGAGCCGAGGTGATTATCGGCGCTCCAGTATTTTGGTGCACCCACCACAACCCGCCGACATGATCGAAATGTTCGTGACTAGTGAGGATAGCCTTGATGTTTTCCGGCTGGAAACCGAGCACGCGGATGTTTGTGAGAACCTGGCGGGAGCCATTGGCCGTGCCCGTATCGAACAGCACATGGCCAGAGGGACCCGCAATAAAGATCGCAGTTATACCGCAGGTCCCGACATGATAGGTGTTTCCATGAATGCGAAAGGCGGGTGCGCGCTTCTCCCACACGTCCCAATCCTTGCATTCCTGCGCCCAATGAACAGGCGACGCGGCGGCATCGCGCGCGGCCTCCATCACGCCAGAACTTGGTGCCGGAACCGGTTCTTGCGGGGCCACGCACGCCGAAAGCATGATGAGGAAGGCCAGCGAGATTGCCCTAGCGAACATAGCTTGCACCATTGGCATCAATCACTGCGCCAGTCATGCTGGCAGGCGCATCGAGAGCGCAGAACACCGCGATATCGGCAATTTCTTCCGGCTCGGCCACGCGGCCCAGGGGGATATCCGCCAGCAGACCGTCATCGCCCCGGCTTATGAGATAGTCCCCCGCCATCGAAGTATCAGTATAGCCGGGCGCGATAGCGAAGCTGAGAATATTTTCG
This window harbors:
- a CDS encoding MBL fold metallo-hydrolase, with the protein product MFARAISLAFLIMLSACVAPQEPVPAPSSGVMEAARDAAASPVHWAQECKDWDVWEKRAPAFRIHGNTYHVGTCGITAIFIAGPSGHVLFDTGTANGSRQVLTNIRVLGFQPENIKAILTSHEHFDHVGGLWWVHQNTGAPIITSAQARGVIVSGAAHAQDPQAGMHPPMRPLPAQFVSTAPAGQPLNIAGLDFTPVETPGHTPGALSWQWESCEGSECVTIVYADSLSAVSRSDYRFSDHPDYVQAYRDGLARLATLKCDILLTPHPSASGMRDKLLTGDLASGMDCAEYAAHVEARLDTRIAEEANAS